One genomic window of Camelina sativa cultivar DH55 chromosome 5, Cs, whole genome shotgun sequence includes the following:
- the LOC104785198 gene encoding uncharacterized protein LOC104785198 isoform X2 produces MSIYHSLCFLLLLSLCHGSSSLRPQPRPRRIPHLDGLLPNGNFEQIPLKSHMKGRQIIGANSLPHWQIAGHVELVSGGPQPGGFYFPVPRGVHAVRLGNLGTISQDVKVKSGLVYSLTFGATRTCAQDENIKVSVPGQANELPIQTVFSSDGGDTYAWAFMAMSDVVKVSFHNPGVQEDHTCGPLLDVVAIKEILPLRYTRGNLVKNGGFEIGPHVFANFSTGILIPARIQDLISPLPGWIVESLKPVKYIDRRHFKVPYGQAAVELVAGRESAIAQIIRTVVGKAYILSYAVGDAQNGCHGSMMVEAFVGREPFKLSFMSEGKGEFKTGHFRRRHEHSR; encoded by the exons ATGTCCATCTATCACtctctttgctttctcctcctcctctctctctgccATGGCTCTTCCAGCCTCCGACCACAACCACGACCACGTAGAATTCCTCATCTAGACG GGCTTCTCCCAAATGGAAACTTCGAGCAAATCCCTCTCAAATCACACATGAAGGGTCGACAAATAATCGGCGCCAACTCTCTCCCTCACTGGCAAATCGCCGGCCACGTGGAGCTAGTCTCCGGCGGACCTCAGCCGGGAGGATTTTATTTTCCAGTCCCACGTGGAGTCCACGCGGTTAGACTAGGAAACTTAGGAACCATCTCTCAGGACGTGAAAGTGAAGAGTGGCTTAGTCTACTCTCTAACGTTCGGAGCAACTAGAACTTGCGCTCAGGACGAGAATATCAAAGTCTCTGTGCCTGGTCAGGCCAATGAGCTTCCGATCCAGACCGTCTTTAGCTCAGATGGTGGAGACACTTACGCTTGGGCTTTCATGGCAATGTCCGATGTGGTTAAGGTCAGTTTCCATAACCCTGGTGTTCAAGAAGACCACACCTGTGGACCTCTCTTAGATGTTGTCGCTATCAAGGAGATTCTTCCTCTCCGGTATACCAGAG GTAACTTGGTGAAAAATGGAGGTTTCGAGATTGGTCCACATGTTTTCGCTAATTTCTCAACCGGAATCTTGATCCCCGCAAGAATCCAAGATTTGATCTCCCCGCTTCCAGGATGGATCGTTGAGTCCCTCAAACCGGTGAAATACATCGACAGGCGTCATTTTAAGGTTCCTTATGGACAAGCAGCCGTTGAGCTCGTTGCCGGAAGAGAAAGTGCAATCGCTCAGATCATCCGTACCGTCGTTGGCAAAGCATACATCCTCTCATACGCGGTGGGAGATGCGCAAAACGGCTGTCACGGGTCGATGATGGTGGAAGCGTTCGTGGGAAGAGAGCCGTTTAAGCTTTCTTTTATGTCGGAAGGTAAAGGAGAGTTCAAAACAGGGCATTTCAG ACGTAGACATGAGCACAGTAGATAA
- the LOC104785198 gene encoding uncharacterized protein LOC104785198 isoform X1, with the protein MSIYHSLCFLLLLSLCHGSSSLRPQPRPRRIPHLDGLLPNGNFEQIPLKSHMKGRQIIGANSLPHWQIAGHVELVSGGPQPGGFYFPVPRGVHAVRLGNLGTISQDVKVKSGLVYSLTFGATRTCAQDENIKVSVPGQANELPIQTVFSSDGGDTYAWAFMAMSDVVKVSFHNPGVQEDHTCGPLLDVVAIKEILPLRYTRGNLVKNGGFEIGPHVFANFSTGILIPARIQDLISPLPGWIVESLKPVKYIDRRHFKVPYGQAAVELVAGRESAIAQIIRTVVGKAYILSYAVGDAQNGCHGSMMVEAFVGREPFKLSFMSEGKGEFKTGHFRFVADSNRTRLTFYSAFYHTKLHDFGHLCGPVLDSVVVLPAH; encoded by the exons ATGTCCATCTATCACtctctttgctttctcctcctcctctctctctgccATGGCTCTTCCAGCCTCCGACCACAACCACGACCACGTAGAATTCCTCATCTAGACG GGCTTCTCCCAAATGGAAACTTCGAGCAAATCCCTCTCAAATCACACATGAAGGGTCGACAAATAATCGGCGCCAACTCTCTCCCTCACTGGCAAATCGCCGGCCACGTGGAGCTAGTCTCCGGCGGACCTCAGCCGGGAGGATTTTATTTTCCAGTCCCACGTGGAGTCCACGCGGTTAGACTAGGAAACTTAGGAACCATCTCTCAGGACGTGAAAGTGAAGAGTGGCTTAGTCTACTCTCTAACGTTCGGAGCAACTAGAACTTGCGCTCAGGACGAGAATATCAAAGTCTCTGTGCCTGGTCAGGCCAATGAGCTTCCGATCCAGACCGTCTTTAGCTCAGATGGTGGAGACACTTACGCTTGGGCTTTCATGGCAATGTCCGATGTGGTTAAGGTCAGTTTCCATAACCCTGGTGTTCAAGAAGACCACACCTGTGGACCTCTCTTAGATGTTGTCGCTATCAAGGAGATTCTTCCTCTCCGGTATACCAGAG GTAACTTGGTGAAAAATGGAGGTTTCGAGATTGGTCCACATGTTTTCGCTAATTTCTCAACCGGAATCTTGATCCCCGCAAGAATCCAAGATTTGATCTCCCCGCTTCCAGGATGGATCGTTGAGTCCCTCAAACCGGTGAAATACATCGACAGGCGTCATTTTAAGGTTCCTTATGGACAAGCAGCCGTTGAGCTCGTTGCCGGAAGAGAAAGTGCAATCGCTCAGATCATCCGTACCGTCGTTGGCAAAGCATACATCCTCTCATACGCGGTGGGAGATGCGCAAAACGGCTGTCACGGGTCGATGATGGTGGAAGCGTTCGTGGGAAGAGAGCCGTTTAAGCTTTCTTTTATGTCGGAAGGTAAAGGAGAGTTCAAAACAGGGCATTTCAGGTTTGTTGCCGATTCGAACCGAACGAGGCTAACATTTTATAGTGCGTTTTATCATACTAAGCTTCATGATTTTGGCCATCTTTGTGGGCCTGTTCTTGATAGCGTTGTTGTTCTTCCCGCCCATTAA